The Bacteroidota bacterium genome segment GCAAATCAAAAAAACCACCGGCGATATTCTCGACTTTGAAATTGTGAACCACTCGCTCAATTTCTTTGGTCGCTGCAACAAACTGGCTGCGCACGGCACCTGCCCTCACAAGGATACAAACGGAAAAGAGCCCTCATGAACTTCTCCTACACCATACCGCAAACCCGGCCTGTGGCCATTATTGCCATGCAGGGCAATCTGCTCGATAAAGATTCATCGCTGCAACTGCTTGGCGATGTGGACAAGCTGGCTGCCGACGGGCATGCCCATTTCATTTTCGACCTTACGGCCATGAAGCTCATGAACAGTACCGGGCTTAATGTACTTATTCAGGCCCTTACACACGCCCGCCGTGCCGGTGGCGAAGTGGTGGTGGCCTGCATACCCAATAAAGTGCGCGAACTCCTGCTGCTTACACGCCTTAATGCGGTGTTTCATGTGTATGACACGCTTGACGAGGCCCGCGCTCACCTGAACCGATAATTACTCTCAATCATTCATTCAAATACCGACCACCCTTTTCTATGAAAGCTGATATTCTCCTGGGCCTCCAATGGGGCGATGAAGGAAAAGGTAAAATTGTTGACGTTCTCACACCCAAGTACGATGTGATAGCCCGTTTTCAGGGCGGCCCCAATGCCGGTCACACACTTGAGTTTAACGGCATAAAACACGTACTGCATACCATTCCTTCCGGTATTTTCCATGAAACCACGGTAAACGTAATCGGAAACGGTGTGGTGATTGATCCGGTTATTCTCAAGCGCGAAATTGATGCGTTGCGTAAGCTGGGCGTGGATGTAAAAAAACGCCTGCTTGTGTCGCGCCGCGCACACCTTATCCTGCCCACACACAGCCTGCTCGACAAAGCTTCGGAAGCCGCAAAGGGCAAGGAAAAAATCGGTTCCACGCTCAAAGGTATCGGCCCTACGTACATGGATAAAACCGGCCGCAACGGTTTGCGTGTAGGCGATATTGATTTGCCCGATTTCCGCGAGAAATACGACAAACTGGTAGCCAAGCACCGCGAACTGCTTCGCTTTATGGGTGCGGATACTGACCCTGCCGAGTTTGAAGGCGCCTGGTTTGAAGGTATTGAAACCATGCGTGAGCTTACCCGCATTGACAGCGAGCATTTTGTAAACGATATGCTGCGCAACGGCAAAACCGTGCTGGCCGAAGGTGCGCAGGGCTCCATGCTGGATATTGACTTTGGCACCTATCCGTTTGTCACCTCGTCAAACACCATGGCTGCAGGCGCCTGCACCGGATTGGGCATTGCCCCCTCACGCATTGGCAATGTAATTGGCATTTTCAAAGCCTACTGCACCCGCGTGGGAAGCGGCCCCTTCCCTACCGAGCTGCTTGAAGAAACCGGTGAACGCATGCGTCAGGAAGGCCGCGAATTCGGCTCTACCACCGGACGCCCGCGCCGCTGCGGCTGGCTTGATTTACCGGCCCTGCGCTACGCCATTACCATTAACGGCGTAACCGAGCTGATGATGATGAAGGCCGATGTGCTGAGCATTTTCGACACCATCCGCGTGTGTACACATTACCGCGTAAACGGCCAGCTTACCGATCGTTTGCCGTATGATATTAACGGCGTAACCATTGAACCGGTATATACTGACCTGAAAGGCTG includes the following:
- a CDS encoding STAS domain-containing protein yields the protein MNFSYTIPQTRPVAIIAMQGNLLDKDSSLQLLGDVDKLAADGHAHFIFDLTAMKLMNSTGLNVLIQALTHARRAGGEVVVACIPNKVRELLLLTRLNAVFHVYDTLDEARAHLNR
- a CDS encoding adenylosuccinate synthase, with translation MKADILLGLQWGDEGKGKIVDVLTPKYDVIARFQGGPNAGHTLEFNGIKHVLHTIPSGIFHETTVNVIGNGVVIDPVILKREIDALRKLGVDVKKRLLVSRRAHLILPTHSLLDKASEAAKGKEKIGSTLKGIGPTYMDKTGRNGLRVGDIDLPDFREKYDKLVAKHRELLRFMGADTDPAEFEGAWFEGIETMRELTRIDSEHFVNDMLRNGKTVLAEGAQGSMLDIDFGTYPFVTSSNTMAAGACTGLGIAPSRIGNVIGIFKAYCTRVGSGPFPTELLEETGERMRQEGREFGSTTGRPRRCGWLDLPALRYAITINGVTELMMMKADVLSIFDTIRVCTHYRVNGQLTDRLPYDINGVTIEPVYTDLKGWNCDLTGLTQPEDMPHELIEYIGFIERETGVPVHVVSVGPDRVQTLMRSAVWA